The Diceros bicornis minor isolate mBicDic1 chromosome 14, mDicBic1.mat.cur, whole genome shotgun sequence genome segment tGAATCAAATAtcagcaaaatgttaataatctTACTGCATAGAGAACCCCAAAAATCACTGAGGAAAATACTAGGACCCCAGAGATGATAGATAATGCTTAGAGCACTAAGTACAATTGGCAAATAACTATGTGAAAAAATAGAAGAAccctagaaataaaaaaaatatatattaaaaataaaaggatataaaTTTCCAATTGAGTGACAATATTGAAAAAAACCTAACAAAGGGGAATGTGAGGTCAATTATGTTACAACTATACAAAGGAATAATATGTAACTACTTAAATACtattaacattataaaaataGTCACAGTATGTTAAAGATAagcaaaaaaattattattcacaAAGCTAGTTTCACAGTCATTTCAACTATGTAAAAATACAtgctaagaaaacaaaaagtagcaGGAAATTTAGACCTAAAGGAAGCCTCAGAAAGGTCAGAGGTGCCTGGGAGAGGCcttcccactccctccctccccacaaatCTCGTTCTCAATGAAACGCTTATGTGCACCAACACAGGCACGTTTATTTCAGGGGTTTCAGGATTAGGAAGGGTGGATGCCAAGAACAGTCTGTGAGCAGCCTCCTCACACTCCCCCAAAGCTTTCacattcctcctctctcctcccagaaCCTTCACTCCAACCACAGACCCCACCTTAAATGTCCCTCCTCACGGGCTAACCACCCACCCCAACCAGTGTTTCCTCCCTCTCCAGCCCGCTGCGctgccatccccctcccccacagcgGCCCCCCAGGGCGCCTGGAGCCCCCCCCGCACCCCCCGCCCCACACCTATTCCCTTCTGCGTCTTCTCAGACCCGCGCCCAGGCCCccaccacatacacacattctCTGTCCCacctcagctcacagcacacccctcacacacacacactgtctccCCACAATCACACAGACAAAACCACACACTCTCCACAACTTGGTCTCACAGGGACCCTTGTAACTTGTGCTCACTCACAATCCTACACACTCACCAAGACtgtgcctctgtctctgtctctgtctctcaccacCTCCCCCCCACACTGTTCCCCGACCCCTGGCCGCCCACCCGCCGCGCTCACCTCGCCGCTGCACCAGGAAGCTGTCACTAACCCCGTAGTTGTGTCTGCAGAACGTGTCCACCGCGGCCCGCGTCTCCTCCAGAATGTCCTTCTGCCCGTTCCAGTACTCGGCGTCCGGCCGCCCCAGCTCGGTCACCGCCCGGTACTCCCCCACGTCGCTGTCGAAGCGCACGTACTCCTGCCGGTTATAGAAGTATCTGTCCAGGAACCGCACCCGCTCCGTCCCGTTGGAGAAATGGCACTCGGACGTACTATACTCCAGGAAATGTGCTGTGGGGACAAGAACGATCTGGTCACCCGGGCGGGCTCCTGAGAAGAGACTGACGGCGACGCCCACCAATGCGGGGCGCCCAGGCGCCGGTGGGGGCACTAGGACACCCCTGACTGGCTCCACGGGCCCCCCAGCTACCAGCACCCTCCGGAGACATCTTTCATCTGCCCGCGGCCGAGGGAGGCCGGGCCAGGCGGAGGAGACCCCTCTGGTCCGGAGACGTTCAGGATCCACTGGGCTTCCGTGCTTGGCTGCTGACCTccaagcaggagctggagctggaggaggATGAGTCCCCATCTCCACCTCCCCCTGGACGCCTCCACCTGAAAGACAcacgcccctccctcctctcatccCACAGCTCTTGAGCTGTTCCTTCAACTCTTCCCACCTCCTTCGTTCTGTAAATACATCATTAGTGCTGAccttgtgccaggccctgctgtcTCCTGGGAATCCAGAGAAGGAAAACAGGCATCCTCCCTCCACTTGTGGAGCTTAAAATTTAGTGAAAATGATGGACAAAACTCAACCACACAAGAATTTTTACAGGAGTGAGAAATGTCAAAAGAAAAGTGTGGAGTTCTGGAACAGAGAATAACAGGATGATCTAAGTTACTTCAGAGTGAGAGAGAAGTGGTCTCTGAGAGTGACATTTAAGATGTGACAGGAAAGGTTAAGTTTATGTGAGCTAGAGAggagtgggtgtgtgtgtatatgtttggGGAAAAAGGGAGGCACATTTCAGGTAAAGGTAATACCAATATGGGGAAGTTTGAAAGAATTGATGAACTCCCTCAAGAAACCAGTTCACTGAAGCAGTGACAGTGAGAGGGAGGAGATAAAAGATTAGACTGGAGAGCTCAAGTGGAGCCCAGGACTTAAGAAGTCTGTGGGTGATGTTAGGGTTTTGAATTTATAGCAAATATAGTGGGAAACCACTGAAGAGTTTTAAGGAGATTAAAACCATTATCCCAATACAGGTCCACAATCCCTTTTCTAAATCCAGATAGCTCAGAAaaccagattctttttttttaacttggcgcCAAAACTCATTTGGCAAATCTAATGTGATGAGGTCTGGGCTCAAATGTGTCTCACTGTTCTTAT includes the following:
- the LOC131413288 gene encoding H-2 class II histocompatibility antigen, E-S beta chain-like produces the protein MGTHPPPAPAPAWRSAAKHGSPVDPERLRTRGVSSAWPGLPRPRADERCLRRVLVAGGPVEPVRGVLVPPPAPGRPALVGVAVSLFSGARPGDQIVLVPTAHFLEYSTSECHFSNGTERVRFLDRYFYNRQEYVRFDSDVGEYRAVTELGRPDAEYWNGQKDILEETRAAVDTFCRHNYGVSDSFLVQRRVEPTVTVYPAKTQPLQHHSLLVCSVNGFYPGHIEVRWFRNGQEEDAGVVSTGLIRNGDWTFQTLVMLETVPQAGDVYTCQVEHPSRTSPLTAEWRAQSESAQSKMLSGIGGFVLGLLFLGVGLFIHFRNQKGHTGLQPTGLLS